In one window of Polaromonas naphthalenivorans CJ2 DNA:
- a CDS encoding O-succinylhomoserine sulfhydrylase yields the protein MTRQALPGNLHPDTLAVRVGIERSQYGENSEALYLTSGFVQPDAETSARRFAGTEEGFTYARTSNPTVAAFEQRLAALEGTEAAIAASSGMGAILMMGMGLLRAGDHVVCSQSVFGSTLNLFGKEFAKFGVETSFVSQTDIAQWQAAMRPNTKLLFAETPTNPLTEVCDIRALADVAHAGGALLAVDNCFCSPALQRPTELGADLVIHSGTKYLDGQGRVMAGAICGPSKLIVDVFGPIVRTAGMVLAPFNAWVVLKGMETLRIRMQAQSATALAIAQWLETHPAVTRVYYPGLPSHPQHELAMRQQSGLGGAVVSFDVRGGDPETARANAFHVINSTQVVSIATNLGDTKSIITHPGTTSHGRLTEAQRQAAGIKQGLIRFATGLEHIDDLKADLARGLDSLT from the coding sequence ATGACCCGGCAAGCATTGCCCGGGAACCTGCACCCCGACACGCTGGCCGTGCGTGTCGGCATCGAGCGCAGCCAGTACGGCGAGAACTCCGAAGCTCTGTATTTGACCAGCGGCTTCGTGCAGCCCGACGCCGAAACCTCGGCGCGCCGTTTTGCCGGCACCGAAGAAGGCTTTACCTACGCCCGCACGTCGAACCCGACGGTGGCCGCTTTTGAGCAGCGGCTGGCGGCGCTGGAAGGCACTGAAGCCGCCATCGCCGCGTCCAGCGGCATGGGCGCCATCCTGATGATGGGCATGGGCCTGCTCAGGGCCGGCGACCATGTCGTGTGTTCGCAGTCGGTGTTCGGCTCGACGCTGAACCTGTTCGGCAAGGAGTTCGCCAAGTTCGGCGTCGAGACCAGCTTTGTCTCGCAGACCGACATCGCGCAGTGGCAGGCCGCCATGCGTCCTAATACGAAGCTGCTGTTTGCCGAAACTCCGACCAATCCGCTGACAGAGGTGTGCGACATCCGGGCGCTGGCCGATGTGGCGCATGCGGGCGGCGCGCTGCTGGCGGTGGACAACTGTTTTTGCTCGCCCGCGCTGCAGCGGCCGACTGAACTGGGCGCCGACCTGGTGATCCACTCGGGCACCAAGTACCTCGACGGACAGGGCCGGGTCATGGCGGGGGCGATTTGCGGGCCTTCGAAGCTGATCGTCGATGTGTTCGGCCCGATTGTGCGCACCGCCGGCATGGTGCTGGCGCCGTTCAATGCCTGGGTCGTGCTCAAGGGCATGGAAACGCTGCGCATCCGCATGCAGGCGCAAAGCGCCACGGCGCTGGCGATTGCGCAATGGCTGGAAACGCATCCGGCCGTGACCCGCGTGTATTACCCCGGCTTGCCGTCGCACCCGCAGCACGAACTGGCGATGCGCCAGCAGTCGGGTTTGGGCGGCGCCGTGGTGTCCTTCGACGTGCGCGGCGGCGACCCGGAGACGGCGCGCGCCAATGCTTTCCATGTGATCAACAGCACGCAGGTGGTCAGCATTGCCACCAACCTGGGCGACACCAAGTCCATCATCACCCATCCCGGAACCACTTCCCATGGCCGGCTCACCGAAGCGCAGCGCCAGGCAGCCGGCATCAAGCAGGGCCTGATCCGCTTTGCCACCGGCCTGGAACATATCGACGATTTGAAAGCCGACCTCGCACGCGGTCTGGACAGCCTGACATGA
- a CDS encoding SWIM zinc finger family protein, which yields MNYGQWPAYVSVAERRAKAEKAAAKAKKAGIVLTPITAFRGAIAKTFWGKAWCDNLEHYSDYASRLPRGRTYVRNGSVIDLQITPGEVRAQVMGSSLYKVTASVTAVPEKQWQTICADCSGSIDSLVELLQGKLSNAVMERICKPGSGLFPSPKEIRFNCDCPDSASMCKHVAAVLYGIGARLDQQPEVLFTLRRVDAKDLVSQASRGLPAASKRPATGKVLDDAQLAAMFGIEMADVSAPAKPAVKKTSAASRKTPAAAKTPASKKSASGKMAVKSPAKPRQSASSKVAAPATKKAASPPATPKPRKVATNSACARPVKDKTG from the coding sequence ATGAACTACGGGCAATGGCCAGCTTATGTATCAGTCGCCGAGCGGCGCGCAAAAGCCGAGAAGGCCGCCGCCAAGGCGAAAAAAGCCGGCATCGTCCTGACGCCGATCACGGCTTTTCGAGGCGCCATCGCCAAGACCTTCTGGGGCAAGGCCTGGTGCGACAACCTTGAGCATTACAGCGACTATGCCAGCCGCCTGCCGCGCGGCCGCACCTATGTGCGCAATGGTTCGGTGATTGATTTGCAGATCACGCCCGGCGAAGTGCGGGCGCAGGTCATGGGTTCGAGCCTCTACAAGGTCACCGCCAGCGTGACGGCGGTGCCCGAAAAGCAATGGCAAACGATCTGCGCCGATTGCTCGGGCTCGATTGATTCGCTGGTCGAACTGCTGCAGGGCAAGCTTTCGAACGCGGTGATGGAGCGCATCTGCAAGCCGGGCAGCGGCCTGTTTCCGTCGCCGAAGGAAATCAGGTTCAACTGCGACTGCCCGGACTCGGCGTCGATGTGCAAGCATGTCGCCGCCGTGCTGTATGGGATAGGCGCGCGGCTTGACCAGCAACCGGAGGTGCTCTTCACGCTGCGCCGTGTCGATGCCAAGGATCTGGTCAGCCAGGCAAGCCGGGGCCTGCCCGCCGCCTCGAAGCGCCCGGCCACCGGCAAGGTGCTCGACGACGCTCAACTGGCCGCTATGTTCGGCATCGAGATGGCCGACGTTTCTGCGCCAGCAAAGCCGGCGGTAAAAAAGACAAGCGCTGCATCCCGGAAAACACCCGCAGCCGCGAAAACTCCAGCCAGCAAAAAATCGGCATCCGGCAAGATGGCGGTCAAATCCCCCGCCAAACCACGCCAATCAGCCAGCAGCAAAGTTGCGGCACCTGCTACAAAAAAGGCGGCAAGCCCACCGGCAACGCCGAAACCCAGGAAAGTCGCCACGAACAGTGCCTGCGCTCGGCCCGTTAAAGACAAAACAGGCTAA
- a CDS encoding DEAD/DEAH box helicase, whose translation MESPNAPDTPAHLAPQLTPRGHLRATPQDDAPPLAPEVSQGLGPAFALGSGHGLLLLGTAHIGRILPPAWAWWRDVAARYVTALCATPDGGEIAVELPAAEDFEALMADAPPMTGAEYLTPELLAALWHEMDGALHQELAAAQVPLQAFLKSRHPAWNLVGRVHFNLAENRKDPEAPFAFLATYTARLSAHGKAQHQPLSQALAEFSGGKSRAQLLSLLLPVQRAAQHCDWLREMVEAGDIYHPLRWTALDACRFLTDLPQLEAAGISVRTPGVWKAGRPPRPVVKASVGTRPPSLLGQDALLDFSMQVCLDGENLSDAEVEALLQSGDGLQFIRGRWVEVDQKAIGRLLERFKAIEQAAENGLPFAEAMRLVAGASLDESGEPLDADWSELAAGPWLADTLAGLRKPEGLVQVDPGPELQATLRPYQQAGVRWLYLLTRLGLGACLADDMGLGKTIQVLSLLLVLKRENAGPRQPSLLVAPASLLANWAAEAERFAPGLRLLVAHPSAMAPADFKALDAARLADADLVITSYGSLLRQPVLTSHDWRLAVIDEAQAIKNPGAKQTRQVKKLQAQSRIALTGTPVENRLSDLWSIFDFTHPGLLGSDKVFSKFTRRLAKAEHFGPLRALVQPYILRRLKTDKRVISDLPDKTELKAWCLLSPTQAALYQDAVHNLAAALEDAEGIGRKGLVLSFLMRFKQICNHPSQWLGDGAWKAQDSGKFARLRELVEVIAAKQEKVLVFTQFRETTEPLAAFLGSIFGREGLVLHGGTPVARRRELVRRFQEDEQTPFFVLSLKAGGAGLNLTAASHVIHFDRWWNPAVENQATDRAFRIGQQRNVLVHKFICRGTVEDRIDQLIESKQQLVQDVLEGGAELLLTEMSDRELLDLVKLDIHAAQDN comes from the coding sequence ATGGAATCCCCGAACGCTCCCGATACCCCGGCTCACCTGGCACCGCAGCTGACGCCGCGCGGCCACCTGCGGGCCACGCCGCAGGACGACGCACCGCCGCTGGCGCCGGAGGTCAGCCAGGGGCTGGGCCCCGCTTTCGCGCTGGGCAGCGGCCATGGCCTGCTGCTGCTCGGAACGGCGCACATCGGCCGCATCCTGCCGCCGGCCTGGGCCTGGTGGCGCGATGTGGCGGCGCGCTACGTCACCGCCCTGTGCGCCACGCCCGACGGCGGCGAAATCGCGGTTGAGCTGCCCGCCGCCGAGGATTTTGAAGCCCTGATGGCCGATGCGCCGCCGATGACGGGCGCGGAATACCTGACGCCCGAGCTGCTGGCCGCGCTGTGGCACGAGATGGATGGTGCCCTGCATCAGGAACTGGCGGCGGCCCAGGTTCCGCTGCAGGCCTTCCTCAAGTCGCGCCACCCGGCCTGGAACCTGGTCGGCCGCGTGCATTTCAACCTGGCGGAAAACCGCAAGGATCCGGAAGCGCCGTTCGCCTTCCTGGCCACCTACACCGCGCGCCTGTCGGCCCACGGCAAGGCGCAGCACCAGCCGCTGTCGCAAGCCCTGGCGGAGTTTTCCGGCGGCAAGAGCCGGGCGCAGCTGCTGTCGCTGCTGCTGCCGGTGCAGCGCGCGGCGCAGCACTGCGACTGGCTGCGCGAGATGGTGGAAGCCGGCGACATCTACCATCCGCTGCGCTGGACCGCGCTGGACGCCTGCCGTTTTCTGACCGACCTGCCACAACTGGAGGCCGCCGGCATCAGCGTTCGCACGCCCGGCGTCTGGAAGGCGGGCAGACCGCCCCGGCCAGTGGTGAAAGCCAGCGTGGGAACGCGCCCGCCGTCGCTGCTGGGCCAGGATGCGCTGCTGGATTTCAGCATGCAAGTCTGCCTTGACGGTGAGAACCTGAGCGACGCCGAGGTCGAGGCGCTGCTGCAGAGCGGCGATGGCCTGCAGTTCATCCGCGGCCGCTGGGTCGAGGTCGATCAAAAGGCCATCGGCCGCCTGCTGGAGCGCTTCAAGGCCATCGAGCAAGCGGCCGAAAACGGCCTGCCCTTTGCCGAGGCCATGCGGCTGGTGGCCGGCGCTTCGCTTGACGAGAGCGGCGAGCCGCTGGATGCCGACTGGTCGGAACTGGCGGCCGGCCCGTGGCTGGCCGACACCCTGGCCGGACTGCGCAAGCCCGAGGGCCTGGTCCAGGTCGATCCGGGACCGGAACTCCAGGCCACCCTGCGGCCCTACCAGCAGGCCGGGGTGCGCTGGCTGTACCTGCTGACCCGGCTCGGACTCGGGGCCTGCCTGGCCGACGACATGGGTTTGGGCAAAACCATCCAGGTGCTGTCGCTGCTGCTGGTGCTCAAGCGCGAAAATGCCGGCCCGCGCCAGCCCAGCCTGCTGGTGGCGCCAGCTTCGCTGCTGGCCAACTGGGCGGCCGAGGCCGAGCGTTTCGCCCCCGGCCTGCGCCTGCTGGTGGCCCACCCGTCGGCCATGGCGCCAGCCGATTTCAAGGCGCTCGATGCGGCGCGGCTGGCCGATGCCGATCTGGTCATCACCAGCTATGGCTCGCTGCTGCGCCAGCCGGTGCTGACAAGCCACGACTGGCGCCTGGCCGTGATCGACGAAGCGCAGGCCATCAAGAATCCGGGTGCCAAGCAGACGCGGCAGGTCAAGAAGCTGCAGGCGCAATCGCGCATCGCCTTGACCGGCACGCCGGTGGAAAACCGCCTGTCCGATTTGTGGTCGATCTTCGACTTCACCCATCCCGGCCTGCTGGGTTCGGACAAGGTTTTCAGCAAATTCACCAGGCGGCTGGCCAAGGCCGAGCACTTCGGCCCGCTACGCGCGCTGGTGCAGCCCTACATCCTGCGCCGCCTGAAGACCGACAAACGCGTCATCAGCGACCTGCCCGACAAGACCGAACTCAAGGCCTGGTGCCTGCTGAGCCCGACGCAGGCGGCGCTCTACCAGGATGCGGTGCACAACCTGGCCGCTGCGCTCGAAGACGCCGAAGGCATAGGCCGCAAGGGCCTGGTGCTGTCCTTTTTGATGCGCTTCAAGCAGATCTGCAACCACCCGTCGCAATGGCTGGGAGACGGCGCCTGGAAAGCGCAGGACAGCGGCAAGTTCGCCCGCCTGCGGGAACTGGTCGAGGTGATCGCCGCCAAGCAGGAAAAGGTGCTGGTCTTTACCCAGTTCCGCGAAACCACCGAGCCGCTGGCGGCTTTCCTGGGCAGCATCTTTGGCCGCGAAGGCCTGGTGCTGCATGGCGGCACGCCGGTGGCCAGGCGCCGCGAACTGGTCAGGCGCTTTCAGGAAGACGAGCAGACGCCATTTTTCGTGCTCTCGCTCAAGGCGGGCGGCGCGGGCCTGAACCTGACGGCGGCCTCGCATGTGATCCACTTTGACCGCTGGTGGAATCCGGCGGTCGAAAACCAGGCCACCGACCGCGCCTTTCGCATCGGCCAGCAGCGCAACGTGCTGGTCCACAAGTTCATCTGCCGGGGCACGGTCGAAGACCGCATCGACCAGTTGATCGAATCGAAGCAGCAACTGGTCCAGGATGTTCTGGAGGGCGGCGCCGAACTGCTGCTGACCGAGATGAGCGATCGCGAATTGCTCGACCTGGTCAAGCTCGACATTCATGCCGCGCAGGACAACTGA
- the gltX gene encoding glutamate--tRNA ligase: protein MTQKTRTRFAPSPTGFIHLGNIRSALYPWAFARATGGDFILRIEDTDVDRSSQAAVDVIIEGMRWLGLDYDEGPFYQMQRMDRYKAVLAEMVNAGHVYPCYMSVAELDALREAQMAAKEKPRYDGTWRPEPGKTLPAIPEGVQPVLRFKNPQGGAVVWDDKVKGRIEISNDELDDLVIARPDGTPTYNFCVVVDDMDMAITHVIRGDDHVNNTPRQINIFRALGREVPVYAHLPTVLNEQGEKMSKRNGAKPVTQYAAEGYLPDAMVNYLARLGWSHGDDEIFSREQFLQWFNLDHLGKSAAQFDEAKLRWVNAQHLKAMADDQLAERVQPFLAALDVSGLDAGWLAQSCALFKDRCSTLVELAGWLKLLVTGAEPSAQDVSTHVTDAVRPALAKLAQALATCEWTKAAIAAAIKQVLLDTGLKMPQLAMPVRVLLMGTPQTPSLDAILSLMAREKVIAKLNLV, encoded by the coding sequence ATGACACAAAAAACAAGAACCCGCTTTGCCCCTTCGCCCACCGGCTTCATCCATCTGGGCAACATCCGCTCGGCGCTGTATCCGTGGGCGTTTGCGCGCGCCACCGGCGGCGATTTCATCTTGCGTATCGAGGACACCGATGTGGATCGTTCGAGCCAGGCCGCTGTCGATGTGATCATCGAAGGCATGCGCTGGCTGGGCCTGGACTACGACGAAGGTCCGTTCTACCAGATGCAGCGCATGGACCGCTACAAGGCGGTGCTGGCCGAGATGGTGAACGCCGGACATGTTTACCCCTGCTACATGAGCGTGGCCGAGCTTGACGCGCTGCGCGAAGCCCAGATGGCAGCCAAGGAAAAGCCGCGCTACGACGGCACCTGGCGGCCCGAGCCCGGCAAGACGCTGCCGGCGATTCCCGAAGGAGTTCAGCCCGTGCTGCGTTTCAAGAATCCGCAGGGCGGCGCTGTGGTCTGGGACGACAAGGTCAAGGGCCGCATCGAGATCAGCAACGACGAACTCGATGACCTGGTGATTGCCCGGCCCGACGGCACGCCGACCTACAACTTCTGCGTGGTGGTTGATGACATGGACATGGCGATCACGCATGTGATTCGCGGCGACGACCATGTGAACAACACGCCGCGCCAGATCAACATCTTCCGCGCGCTCGGCCGCGAGGTGCCGGTCTATGCCCATCTGCCCACGGTGCTGAACGAGCAGGGGGAGAAGATGAGCAAGCGCAACGGCGCCAAGCCGGTCACGCAATACGCCGCCGAGGGCTATCTGCCCGACGCGATGGTGAACTACCTGGCACGCCTGGGCTGGAGCCATGGCGACGACGAGATTTTCAGCCGCGAGCAATTTTTGCAATGGTTCAACCTCGACCACCTCGGCAAGAGCGCCGCGCAGTTCGACGAGGCCAAGCTGCGCTGGGTGAATGCCCAGCACCTCAAGGCCATGGCCGATGACCAGCTTGCGGAACGGGTTCAGCCCTTCCTCGCGGCACTGGACGTTTCGGGTCTGGATGCCGGCTGGCTCGCACAGAGTTGCGCTTTGTTCAAGGACCGCTGCAGCACGCTGGTCGAACTGGCGGGCTGGCTGAAACTACTGGTCACGGGCGCGGAGCCGAGTGCGCAGGATGTCAGCACCCATGTGACCGATGCCGTGCGGCCGGCGCTTGCCAAGCTGGCGCAGGCGTTGGCGACCTGCGAATGGACCAAGGCCGCTATTGCCGCCGCGATCAAGCAGGTGCTGCTCGATACCGGCCTGAAGATGCCGCAACTGGCCATGCCGGTGCGCGTGCTGCTCATGGGAACACCGCAGACGCCTTCGCTGGATGCGATCCTGTCGCTCATGGCGCGAGAAAAAGTCATCGCCAAATTGAATTTAGTTTGA
- a CDS encoding CvpA family protein — translation MTPLDWILAGVLVFSLLLGAWRGLVYEVLSVLGWAASFYAAQWFAPQVALLLPWQSASEPVRYAAAFALVFIAAVFVAGLLAALLKSLVEAIGLRPVDRTLGAAFGVLRGMILLLAATVVIDMTALQSSAWWQESIGAQTLTATLADLKPMLPGQFAKYLD, via the coding sequence GTGACGCCGCTTGACTGGATTTTGGCGGGGGTGCTGGTTTTTTCCCTGTTGCTGGGCGCCTGGCGCGGCCTGGTCTATGAAGTGTTGTCGGTGCTGGGCTGGGCGGCTTCGTTTTATGCCGCGCAATGGTTTGCGCCGCAGGTGGCGCTGCTGCTGCCCTGGCAGTCGGCTTCGGAGCCGGTGCGTTACGCGGCGGCTTTTGCGCTGGTGTTCATTGCGGCGGTGTTTGTGGCGGGTTTGCTGGCCGCCTTGCTGAAGAGCCTGGTCGAGGCCATCGGCCTGCGGCCCGTGGACCGCACGCTGGGCGCGGCGTTCGGCGTACTGCGCGGCATGATCTTGCTGCTGGCCGCGACCGTGGTCATCGACATGACGGCGCTCCAGTCCAGCGCCTGGTGGCAGGAGTCCATCGGGGCGCAAACGCTGACCGCGACGCTGGCCGACCTGAAACCGATGCTGCCCGGGCAGTTTGCAAAGTATCTGGATTAA
- the purF gene encoding amidophosphoribosyltransferase, with protein MCGIVGIVSKAPVNQLIYDGLLLLQHRGQDAAGIVTQQGRKFYMHKAKGMVRDVFRTRNMRALPGNVGLGQVRYPTAGNAFSEDEAQPFYVNAPFGLVLSHNGNLTNAAELKAELFNTDHRHINTDSDSEVLLNVLAHELEKTTRGLPLTPADVFAAVRGVHKRVKGSYAVVALIAGHGLLAFRDPFGIRPLCIGHGQNEGGATVMVASESVALEGTGYQFERDIAPGEAVFVDMDGKVHAEQCAANARLYPCIFEFVYLARPDSVMDGISVYQARLNLGETLAKRVVSTVPPNEIDVIIPIPESSRPSATQLAHLLGIPYREGFVKNRYVGRTFIMPGQGVRKKSVRQKLNVIASEFKGRNVLLVDDSIVRGTTSREIVQMARDAGARKVYLASAAPPVRYPNVYGIDMPTPGELVAHDRTIEEIRKVIGCDALIYQDVEGMKRAIRSLNPELDGFDASCFDGVYVTGDVTAETIAAMNSARGDTAEKIGEEGDVDASRLALPNPEGA; from the coding sequence ATGTGCGGGATAGTCGGAATCGTCAGCAAAGCCCCGGTCAACCAGCTGATTTATGACGGACTGCTGCTGCTGCAGCACCGTGGGCAGGATGCCGCCGGCATCGTCACCCAGCAAGGGCGCAAGTTCTACATGCACAAGGCCAAGGGCATGGTGCGCGACGTGTTTCGCACCCGCAACATGCGCGCGCTGCCGGGCAATGTCGGCCTGGGCCAGGTGCGCTACCCGACGGCGGGCAACGCCTTCAGCGAGGATGAAGCGCAGCCGTTTTACGTCAACGCGCCGTTCGGCCTGGTGTTGTCGCACAACGGCAACCTGACCAATGCGGCCGAACTCAAGGCCGAGCTGTTCAACACCGACCACCGCCACATCAACACCGACAGCGACTCCGAAGTGCTGCTCAACGTGCTGGCGCACGAACTGGAAAAAACCACGCGCGGCCTGCCGCTGACCCCGGCCGACGTGTTTGCCGCCGTGCGCGGCGTGCACAAGCGCGTCAAGGGTTCGTACGCCGTGGTGGCGCTGATCGCCGGCCACGGCCTGCTGGCGTTTCGCGACCCGTTCGGCATCCGTCCGCTGTGCATCGGCCATGGCCAGAACGAAGGCGGCGCCACCGTGATGGTGGCCAGCGAATCGGTGGCCCTTGAAGGCACCGGCTACCAGTTCGAGCGTGACATCGCGCCGGGCGAAGCGGTGTTCGTGGACATGGACGGCAAGGTCCATGCCGAGCAATGCGCGGCCAATGCCAGGCTCTATCCCTGCATTTTCGAGTTTGTGTACCTGGCGCGTCCCGATTCGGTGATGGACGGCATTTCGGTTTACCAGGCGCGCCTGAATCTGGGCGAAACGCTGGCCAAGCGCGTTGTTTCCACCGTGCCGCCCAACGAGATCGACGTGATCATCCCGATTCCCGAATCGAGCCGCCCGAGCGCCACCCAGCTCGCGCACCTGCTCGGCATTCCCTACCGCGAAGGCTTTGTGAAGAATCGCTACGTCGGCCGCACCTTCATCATGCCGGGGCAGGGCGTGCGCAAGAAATCGGTGCGCCAGAAGCTCAATGTGATCGCCAGCGAGTTCAAGGGCCGCAATGTGCTGCTGGTCGATGATTCCATCGTTCGCGGCACCACCAGCCGCGAAATCGTGCAGATGGCGCGCGACGCCGGTGCGCGCAAGGTCTATCTGGCCAGCGCCGCGCCGCCGGTACGCTACCCCAATGTCTATGGCATCGACATGCCGACGCCGGGCGAACTGGTCGCGCATGACCGAACCATCGAGGAAATCCGCAAGGTCATTGGCTGCGATGCGCTGATCTACCAGGACGTGGAGGGCATGAAGCGCGCCATCCGTTCGCTGAACCCCGAACTCGATGGCTTTGACGCATCCTGCTTCGATGGCGTGTATGTCACTGGCGACGTGACCGCCGAGACCATCGCCGCGATGAATTCGGCGCGCGGCGACACCGCCGAGAAAATTGGCGAGGAAGGTGATGTCGATGCTTCGCGCCTGGCGCTGCCCAACCCGGAAGGTGCCTGA